One window from the genome of Papaver somniferum cultivar HN1 unplaced genomic scaffold, ASM357369v1 unplaced-scaffold_84, whole genome shotgun sequence encodes:
- the LOC113345916 gene encoding uncharacterized protein LOC113345916, producing MEKTSSLVFGVLFFMLVVLQIVYVSGIDLPEGVGQCDAKQQVDIGSMSSCAACEAACRSASFTSICITDSTNTGALACKCCLPDHLKPIRKSAAATTTTSLPFLSFSLFLGFMVNRLIN from the exons ATGGAAAAAACTTCTTCTTTAGTGTTTGGCGTCCTTTTTTTTATGTTGGTGGTTCTCCAAATCGT TTATGTCAGTGGCATAGATCTTCCAGAAGGTGTTGGACAATGTGATGCCAAACAGCAGGTAGATATCGGAAGCATGTCGTCCTGTGCTGCATGTGAGGCTGCTTGCAGGAGCGCATCATTTACTTCAATATGCATAACTGATTCCACCAACACAGGTGCATTGGCCTGCAAATGTTGCTTACCAGATCATTTGAAACCTATCCGCAAAAGTGCCGCAGCAACAACAACGACGTCCCTTCCGTTCCTTTCCTTCTCCTTGTTTTTGGGTTTCATGGTGAACAGGTTAATTAACTAG